In the genome of Poecilia reticulata strain Guanapo linkage group LG16, Guppy_female_1.0+MT, whole genome shotgun sequence, one region contains:
- the otud7b gene encoding OTU domain-containing protein 7B isoform X2: MTVDMDAVLSDFVRSTGAEPGLARDLLEGKNWDFTAALSDFEQLRQVHAGSLTYSFPEDRVYLPSEKEMARVGRPVLHRQDEVVQAASEKRLSRGISHASSTIVSLARSHVSSTGGSSSEPLLDTPLCTFQLPDLTVYRDDFRSFIERDLIEQSMMVALENAGRLNWWTKVVPNCQNLLPLATSGDGNCLLHAASLGMWGFHDRDLMLRKSLYALMDHGLEREALKRRWRWQQTQQNKESGLVYTEEEWQKEWNELLKLASSEPRIHYSTNGTNGAESSDEPVYESLEEFHVFVLAHVLRRPIVVVADTMLRDSGGEAFAPIPFGGIYLPLEVPAAKCHRSPLVLAYDQAHFSALVSMEQKDTSKDQVVIPLTDSEHKMLPLHFAVDPGKDWEWGKDDTDNVMLASVALSLEAKLQMLHTYLTVTWLPLPCEQAPLAQPESPTASAGEDARTPPDSGESDKESVSSSSNGNGDATAGSTANGSSSLAKNSSSSSSSSSSSGSAGAGTGGKDKTKKDKDKDKKRADSVANKLGSFGKTLGSKLKKNVGGLMTGKNAGAAGAKPEGGEKKKGSLKGRKGSKDSSPSAQASEDSGKGSPSSGSERLLGTMSSMSSSGGSSSTESEHYKYSADVKVSLGILRAAMQGERKLIFASLLTTSNRQPFQEEMIQRYLSDAEDRFRAEQEQQRRDAERKGVANNLQLPKKEELSYRPFDAKEELTESLPPSFNPTPLSPSLYSAVIPIPRPSFIDQTHVPTPLTQHLHMHGHLDARRQLAGGSPAASYPGLPAYATLPRHCSTAPGPSHPQYIPSSLSPSRLAPSYPPEFDPPDYPGAEPIVGGYTNGFRELNAGLDCQSGQPPIRHYSLGSAGGLAGLQSSRCRTPSCNYYGHPETGNYCSYCYREELRKREAEPVIHRF, encoded by the exons ATGACCGTGGACATGGACGCAGTCCTGTCCGACTTTGTCCGTTCTACTGGAGCTGAACCGGGATTGGCCAGAGATCTTCTAGAAG GTAAGAACTGGGACTTCACGGCGGCGCTCAGTGACTTCGAGCAGCTGCGGCAGGTCCACGCCGGCAGCCTGACGTACTCGTTCCCAGAAGACCGGGTCTATCTGCCATCCGAGAAGGAGATGGCCCGGGTGGGGCGTCCTGTTCTCCACCGGCAAGACGAGGTGGTGCAAG CGGCGTCAGAGAAGCGTCTGTCGAGGGGCATTTCTCACGCCAGTTCCACCATCGTTTCGCTGGCCCGCTCTCACGTCTCCAGCaccggcggcagcagcagcgagCCGCTCCTCGACACGCCGCTCTGCACTTTCCAGCTACCGGACCTCACTGTGTACAGGGACGACTTCCGCAGCTTCATCGAGAGGGACCTGATTGAGCAGTCCATGATGGTGGCCCTGGAGAACGCCG GGCGACTGAACTGGTGGACGAAAGTGGTTCCAAACTGTCAGAATCTGTTGCCGCTGGCGACGAGCGGAGACGGAAACTGCCTGTTGCACGCCGCCTCGCTCG GAATGTGGGGCTTCCATGATCGTGACCTGATGCTGCGGAAGTCTCTGTATGCGCTGATGGATCACGGCCTGGAGAGAGAAGCTCTGAAGCGCAGGTGGAGGTGGCAGCAGACCCAGCAGAACAAAGAG TCCGGGCTGGTGTACACGGAGGAGGAGTGGCAGAAAGAGTGGAACGAGCTGTTGAAGCTGGCCTCCAGCGAGCCAAGAATCCACTACAGCACCAACGGCACCAACGG GGCGGAATCGTCTGACGAGCCGGTCTATGAGAGCTTAGAGGAGTTTCACGTCTTCGTCCTGGCTCACGTCCTCAGAAGGCCCATCGTGGTGGTGGCCGACACCATGCTGAGGGACTCTGGAGGAGAAG CCTTTGCTCCCATCCCGTTTGGAGGCATCTACCTACCGCTGGAGGTGCCAGCTGCCAAGTGCCATCGCTCTCCGCTGGTCCTGGCGTACGATCAGGCTCACTTCTCTGCCCTGGTCTCCATGGAGCAGAAGGACACCTCCAAAGATCAAG TTGTGATTCCACTCACCGACTCGGAGCACAAAATGCTGCCTCTGCACTTTGCTGTGGATCCTGGGAAGGACTGGGAATGGGGAAAGGATGACACAGACAACGTGATGCTGGCGAG TGTGGCGCTCTCGTTGGAGGCCAAGCTCCAGATGTTACACACCTACCTGACGGTTACCTGGCTGCCGCTGCCATGTGAG CAAGCCCCTCTGGCCCAGCCCGAATCCCCCACAGCGTCCGCTGGAGAGGACGCCCGAACGCCTCCCGACTCCGGAGAGTCGGACAAGGAGtcggtcagcagcagctccaacgGCAACGGAGATGCAACAGCGGGCTCCACCGCCAACGGCAGCAGCTCGTTGGCCAAAAACAGCTCGTCttcttcctccagctcctccagcagtGGGTCCGCCGGCGCCGGGACAGGCGGGAAGGACAAAACCAAGAAGGATAAAGACAAGGACAAGAAGAGGGCGGACTCTGTGGCAAACAAGCTCGGCAGTTTTGGGAAGACGCTGGGCAGCAAGCTGAAGAAGAACGTCGGCGGACTGATGACGGGGAAGAACGCCGGAGCGGCCGGCGCCAAACCGGAAGgtggggagaagaagaagggcTCGCTCAAGGGCAGGAAGGGCAGCAAGGACAGTTCGCCGTCCGCCCAGGCCTCGGAGGACTCCGGGAAGGGATCGCCGTCGTCGGGCAGCGAGCGCCTCCTGGGTACCATGAGCAGCAtgagcagcagcggcggcagcagcagcacagagagtGAGCACTACAAGTACAGCGCCGACGTGAAGGTGAGCCTGGGCATCCTGCGGGCCGCCATGCAGGGCGAGAGGAAGCTCATCTTTGCCAGCCTCCTCACCACCAGCAACCGCCAGCCCTTCCAGGAGGAGATGATCCAGCGCTACCTCTCCGACGCCGAGGACCGCTTCCGCGctgagcaggagcagcagcggcGCGACGCCGAGCGGAAAGGCGTCGCCAATAACCTCCAGCTGCCGAAGAAGGAGGAGCTGAGCTACCGGCCGTTTGACGCCAAAGAGGAGCTGACGGAGTCCTTACCGCCCTCCTTCAACCCCACGCCGCTGAGCCCCTCCCTCTACTCTGCGGTCATCCCCATCCCTCGCCCGTCGTTCATCGACCAGACCCACGTGCCGACGCCGCTGACTCAGCACCTCCACATGCACGGCCACCTGGACGCACGGCGCCAACTGGCCGGCGGCTCTCCGGCCGCCTCTTACCCGGGCCTCCCCGCCTACGCGACGCTGCCCCGCCACTGCTCCACCGCGCCGGGTCCCTCCCACCCGCAGTACATCCCCTCGTCCCTCAGCCCCTCCCGGCTCGCCCCCTCTTACCCGCCGGAGTTTGACCCGCCCGATTACCCCGGCGCTGAGCCCATCGTCGGCGGCTACACCAACGGTTTCCGGGAGCTGAACGCCGGCCTGGACTGTCAGAGCGGGCAGCCCCCCATCAGACACTACTCTCTGGGCAGCGCGGGCGGCCTGGCCGGCCTGCAGTCCAGCCGCTGTCGGACACCCAGCTGCAACTACTACGGCCACCCGGAGACGGGGAACTACTGCTCATACTGCTACCGAGAGGAGCTGAGGAAGAGGGAGGCGGAGCCAGTCATCCACCGCTTCTGA
- the otud7b gene encoding OTU domain-containing protein 7B isoform X1, which translates to MTVDMDAVLSDFVRSTGAEPGLARDLLEGKNWDFTAALSDFEQLRQVHAGSLTYSFPEDRVYLPSEKEMARVGRPVLHRQDEVVQAASEKRLSRGISHASSTIVSLARSHVSSTGGSSSEPLLDTPLCTFQLPDLTVYRDDFRSFIERDLIEQSMMVALENAGRLNWWTKVVPNCQNLLPLATSGDGNCLLHAASLGMWGFHDRDLMLRKSLYALMDHGLEREALKRRWRWQQTQQNKESGLVYTEEEWQKEWNELLKLASSEPRIHYSTNGTNGAESSDEPVYESLEEFHVFVLAHVLRRPIVVVADTMLRDSGGEAFAPIPFGGIYLPLEVPAAKCHRSPLVLAYDQAHFSALVSMEQKDTSKDQAVVIPLTDSEHKMLPLHFAVDPGKDWEWGKDDTDNVMLASVALSLEAKLQMLHTYLTVTWLPLPCEQAPLAQPESPTASAGEDARTPPDSGESDKESVSSSSNGNGDATAGSTANGSSSLAKNSSSSSSSSSSSGSAGAGTGGKDKTKKDKDKDKKRADSVANKLGSFGKTLGSKLKKNVGGLMTGKNAGAAGAKPEGGEKKKGSLKGRKGSKDSSPSAQASEDSGKGSPSSGSERLLGTMSSMSSSGGSSSTESEHYKYSADVKVSLGILRAAMQGERKLIFASLLTTSNRQPFQEEMIQRYLSDAEDRFRAEQEQQRRDAERKGVANNLQLPKKEELSYRPFDAKEELTESLPPSFNPTPLSPSLYSAVIPIPRPSFIDQTHVPTPLTQHLHMHGHLDARRQLAGGSPAASYPGLPAYATLPRHCSTAPGPSHPQYIPSSLSPSRLAPSYPPEFDPPDYPGAEPIVGGYTNGFRELNAGLDCQSGQPPIRHYSLGSAGGLAGLQSSRCRTPSCNYYGHPETGNYCSYCYREELRKREAEPVIHRF; encoded by the exons ATGACCGTGGACATGGACGCAGTCCTGTCCGACTTTGTCCGTTCTACTGGAGCTGAACCGGGATTGGCCAGAGATCTTCTAGAAG GTAAGAACTGGGACTTCACGGCGGCGCTCAGTGACTTCGAGCAGCTGCGGCAGGTCCACGCCGGCAGCCTGACGTACTCGTTCCCAGAAGACCGGGTCTATCTGCCATCCGAGAAGGAGATGGCCCGGGTGGGGCGTCCTGTTCTCCACCGGCAAGACGAGGTGGTGCAAG CGGCGTCAGAGAAGCGTCTGTCGAGGGGCATTTCTCACGCCAGTTCCACCATCGTTTCGCTGGCCCGCTCTCACGTCTCCAGCaccggcggcagcagcagcgagCCGCTCCTCGACACGCCGCTCTGCACTTTCCAGCTACCGGACCTCACTGTGTACAGGGACGACTTCCGCAGCTTCATCGAGAGGGACCTGATTGAGCAGTCCATGATGGTGGCCCTGGAGAACGCCG GGCGACTGAACTGGTGGACGAAAGTGGTTCCAAACTGTCAGAATCTGTTGCCGCTGGCGACGAGCGGAGACGGAAACTGCCTGTTGCACGCCGCCTCGCTCG GAATGTGGGGCTTCCATGATCGTGACCTGATGCTGCGGAAGTCTCTGTATGCGCTGATGGATCACGGCCTGGAGAGAGAAGCTCTGAAGCGCAGGTGGAGGTGGCAGCAGACCCAGCAGAACAAAGAG TCCGGGCTGGTGTACACGGAGGAGGAGTGGCAGAAAGAGTGGAACGAGCTGTTGAAGCTGGCCTCCAGCGAGCCAAGAATCCACTACAGCACCAACGGCACCAACGG GGCGGAATCGTCTGACGAGCCGGTCTATGAGAGCTTAGAGGAGTTTCACGTCTTCGTCCTGGCTCACGTCCTCAGAAGGCCCATCGTGGTGGTGGCCGACACCATGCTGAGGGACTCTGGAGGAGAAG CCTTTGCTCCCATCCCGTTTGGAGGCATCTACCTACCGCTGGAGGTGCCAGCTGCCAAGTGCCATCGCTCTCCGCTGGTCCTGGCGTACGATCAGGCTCACTTCTCTGCCCTGGTCTCCATGGAGCAGAAGGACACCTCCAAAGATCAAG CAGTTGTGATTCCACTCACCGACTCGGAGCACAAAATGCTGCCTCTGCACTTTGCTGTGGATCCTGGGAAGGACTGGGAATGGGGAAAGGATGACACAGACAACGTGATGCTGGCGAG TGTGGCGCTCTCGTTGGAGGCCAAGCTCCAGATGTTACACACCTACCTGACGGTTACCTGGCTGCCGCTGCCATGTGAG CAAGCCCCTCTGGCCCAGCCCGAATCCCCCACAGCGTCCGCTGGAGAGGACGCCCGAACGCCTCCCGACTCCGGAGAGTCGGACAAGGAGtcggtcagcagcagctccaacgGCAACGGAGATGCAACAGCGGGCTCCACCGCCAACGGCAGCAGCTCGTTGGCCAAAAACAGCTCGTCttcttcctccagctcctccagcagtGGGTCCGCCGGCGCCGGGACAGGCGGGAAGGACAAAACCAAGAAGGATAAAGACAAGGACAAGAAGAGGGCGGACTCTGTGGCAAACAAGCTCGGCAGTTTTGGGAAGACGCTGGGCAGCAAGCTGAAGAAGAACGTCGGCGGACTGATGACGGGGAAGAACGCCGGAGCGGCCGGCGCCAAACCGGAAGgtggggagaagaagaagggcTCGCTCAAGGGCAGGAAGGGCAGCAAGGACAGTTCGCCGTCCGCCCAGGCCTCGGAGGACTCCGGGAAGGGATCGCCGTCGTCGGGCAGCGAGCGCCTCCTGGGTACCATGAGCAGCAtgagcagcagcggcggcagcagcagcacagagagtGAGCACTACAAGTACAGCGCCGACGTGAAGGTGAGCCTGGGCATCCTGCGGGCCGCCATGCAGGGCGAGAGGAAGCTCATCTTTGCCAGCCTCCTCACCACCAGCAACCGCCAGCCCTTCCAGGAGGAGATGATCCAGCGCTACCTCTCCGACGCCGAGGACCGCTTCCGCGctgagcaggagcagcagcggcGCGACGCCGAGCGGAAAGGCGTCGCCAATAACCTCCAGCTGCCGAAGAAGGAGGAGCTGAGCTACCGGCCGTTTGACGCCAAAGAGGAGCTGACGGAGTCCTTACCGCCCTCCTTCAACCCCACGCCGCTGAGCCCCTCCCTCTACTCTGCGGTCATCCCCATCCCTCGCCCGTCGTTCATCGACCAGACCCACGTGCCGACGCCGCTGACTCAGCACCTCCACATGCACGGCCACCTGGACGCACGGCGCCAACTGGCCGGCGGCTCTCCGGCCGCCTCTTACCCGGGCCTCCCCGCCTACGCGACGCTGCCCCGCCACTGCTCCACCGCGCCGGGTCCCTCCCACCCGCAGTACATCCCCTCGTCCCTCAGCCCCTCCCGGCTCGCCCCCTCTTACCCGCCGGAGTTTGACCCGCCCGATTACCCCGGCGCTGAGCCCATCGTCGGCGGCTACACCAACGGTTTCCGGGAGCTGAACGCCGGCCTGGACTGTCAGAGCGGGCAGCCCCCCATCAGACACTACTCTCTGGGCAGCGCGGGCGGCCTGGCCGGCCTGCAGTCCAGCCGCTGTCGGACACCCAGCTGCAACTACTACGGCCACCCGGAGACGGGGAACTACTGCTCATACTGCTACCGAGAGGAGCTGAGGAAGAGGGAGGCGGAGCCAGTCATCCACCGCTTCTGA